DNA sequence from the Coffea eugenioides isolate CCC68of chromosome 9, Ceug_1.0, whole genome shotgun sequence genome:
TTCTGACAAAGAAGGCAAAAACCCCACCTGAAATCTTGCCTCTTCTTCAAGACGGTTGTCCAGTCTGATCCAACTTGAGCACCAGTTAACACTAGAAGTTCAAAGAGCAGCCTGTAACATATTAAAAATCAATTAGTCATAAATATGGCATATTTGGATTATTAATATACTAGTTGCGTGAATTTGTGTGTGTCTGCGTGAAGGAAGGTACAACTTACTTGTCATCATGCACGGGTACGCCCCATTCTTCATCATGGTAAGCAACATATATAGGGTCTACATAGCACAAACACATAACAAAGAAGACAAAATGAGCTACTTTTATCAACTCCATGCAATAAATTTAAACCtcaatcctaaaaaaaaaaactgaaagaAACTGATCAAGATTTCTactatttcttgaaaaagaattctcttcaaaaattgaaatataatttCTGTAATATACATACCTGAATTTGATGTAATAAAGTTgcatttcttttcctctttgACTGTGGTAGCAGTAATAGCTGAAGGATCAAGAGGAATTACTTTCCCTTCATACTTGGCTGACTTTGTTCTACCATAATGAgcaattttcattttcctttgaaCTTGCATGATAGCAACATGCTCCCTCCTTGCTGCTGCAATGCTTCCTGGAGCCTCAACTATGAGGGAGGAGGAGTACTTCAATGAGGAAGATGACGAATTCTCAGCAGAATTTGTCACATGTCCTCCACCTCCGTTACTAGATTTCTTGGATTTCTTCATTGAAGTTACGGAAGATTTTGTCATGCTTCTTGGTGTCACAATTTTCTCAACACTTGAGTTCAATCCATTAGGATCATTTCCTCTCTTAGTCGCCGGTTGTCGCGGGGATTTTAGCTGAGGAGACGCAGGAGGGGTGGTAGTCACCGAAGCCCTGATTCTAGGACTACTATTTCCACCAGTACTAGTAGTTATAGTAGTACTAGCTGCTGCTGGTGCTGGTGCTGGTGCTGATGATGGCAATGGGGCATTAAAAGAGTTTCTGGAGGATTTCTTTAGGGAATTACGCCTTTCTAAAAGAGGGGTACGATTGCAGTTTGGTTGAAGGACTGGCCTGCCATTGATGTGGGATAATGTAGGACTAATTTCATGGCTGTTACTCCCTTGTGGTTTAGACTTGGAGGAACACATTTTTCTGGACttgttttctaattttgatcaagcCCTTATGAAAGATGAGCAGTATTTATATAATGGGAGGGATGAAAACTAAAGACAATTATTGGATTAGATGATGATCATACAAGAAAAGGATCAAGAAATGATCAAGCTGGGAGGGCTGAGGGAGTTAAGGAAGGAAGGGTTTGAGAAGGTGGCGGGGGTTTATAAAAGGGAAAGGTGGGGACAGGTTTGGGTAAGTGGTAACATGGGGGAGTTGGGGTCTGCCATACACCCTCTTGTGAGGGGCACTATCTTTTGTTTAACTACACCACGAGGGTGACAGTGACACAATCCTTACTGATTCTGCAGGTTTACAATATTCTATTATTTATGCAGATACAAATATGTATGTGTACCATATAATTCTCTAAGCAagagttttcttttatttttctttggattttaGAATGAATGATGAAGAATTGTTTTGTTGTCTTTAAACAGTGTTTACTTCTTGCTGCGAGGAGCTTTTAATCTAATGGTTAAGATTATAGTCACagaaactaaaaattttttagTTCAATTCCCTCTTCTCCCTCCTCATTTCTTAAATCGCTTCTCGCctgcttaaaaaataaaacgtcTGACTGTGATTAATCTAGGCACTAGTAGTACATGCTCGAGTATAGTAGACATTGGGGAACATGTAGGGGTGTAAACATAGAAAAAGAGGACTATGGTGTTTAGAGCATCTTCATGGTTTCCATCTTGCTTCCCTTACATGATTTTGCCTTCATAGAAAATAATAATGTTCACAAGAATACACTAATTCTATGTCGTGTGAGGATAAACGACGTGGGAAAAAGTGTAGGGGAGAGGGATAGAGAGATAGACTACTGAAGGGTGGTGCCACACTGCCATTGCCAGCCCTCTGATGGACCCTTATTTCCCTGCCTTTTCTGCTTCATTGCCAGCCATCTTCCCAAAACCCAAGCTGGAGTGGGGGTGAAGGGTTTGAGGGCCAGAAAAAGACCAATCATTGTTCTTTCCTTTAGAGCTGGCTGGAAATTCTGtctatctctctttcttttctcacgTCAACTTTTTAACATGCTAGCTTATTCAAGAAAGACTGATTAGTTAGAATTTGAGACATTAGTTTTATTTTAGTTGTTGGAACTAACCCTGATAAGAAGTCTTTAAAAGTCCACAGAGACTTTTGTAATTGGCTCTAATAGGCATATATAGTTGACATTCcttatgtataattataattaaccAGTTTTGCTTCTTAATTTTCATCACCTTTAACTGAAGGGCATATGAGGTGGTCCCTAAATGAATAAAATTGGAGATTCTGAGCTCTAGCAACGTATCTCTAGGATTCATGAATGGAATATCatttattgaaatttcaatAATGGGATTTAAAGTAGTATTAATCTTTCTTGCACCAACAATATATGCAGCAGCAGCGGTGAGTTTAGATGCATATCACATGTGTAAATATCTAGAGTTTAAATTCAAAGTGATAATAGTTATCGTGTATTCAAACTCAACATTGTATACATTGTCAATGTATAATCTACAAGGGTTTCTTTCTATTTATGATCCACTTAGTTATTCAAATGAATTGACAACttaaatgaaattttatacCAGCGGCAAAGGAGTTTGACAATAATTCGCCGACTATCGACTTTGATTGGTGCTAAATTATGATGTTTTGCAATCAAAGAAAATGGAATCCAGTAAATAAAATTTGAGTGGATGATTTAAGTTGCAAATTCCTTACGGCAAGCAAGATTAGCTATCACACAACTGCCCAACCCCCcctccaaaaaaaagaaaaaaaaatcaccatcCCTTTGTTTATTGATTTTCCCCTAAAGGTATCATTTTCCACCTGCCTTTCCCATACTGTCTAAGATAGTGCCTGATGAAAAATGTAAATGCGGAATAGATCTCAAATCTCCTGCACAAAATACCAAGCAGTATTCATATACGTATACATGGGTTTGCAATCTCTAGGCGACAGTAATGGTGAGAGGAGGAGAATAAAATGTCAGAATTGCAGTACGTTGAATGTTTCCATGATGGATCCCTTTTCTTGACTCGATTCCAGCCAATAGCttttaaatttatttggaaaatttcCTGTTTTGTATTCGGTGCTTGAACCCTAAAATAGCAAGCAGAATGATTTAATTTCATTTCATGGAAAAGTCGGAATGCGTTTGTCTGGTACTTGTGATGCTTTTCAATAACAGGTGTCAAATCATATATGATTATGAGCATTAGTAGTTTGTAACTAATAAACATTGGGGTGTGAAGCAAATTTTCTGAGTCAATTTTCTTGGTCCTTGGTATTTGGAGGATTACACGAGTAGCTCATTGGGGGTGGGAAgccaaaatacaaaatttccccTTCATTATATTTTCTCCGGCATCAATTATTAGTTGTTACAGTACATTATATTAGATTGTTACAgtacatttttctataaaattttcagaaaatagcagacaggatttttttttttttttttttttgccttccTAGAAAGCCAAAGTGCCAGAACAACACTATGCTAAATTGTTTGAAAATCAGATAGATGAATTTTCACTTTCATGTTATACAcgttgtccaaatcttgagatGCAGGCGTCATGATCGATCTTATTCAGTGAAAGCTATAAGTGTTTGCAAGTGCTTCCACCTTCCAACCAAGAATGTGATAGCACACCAAGTAATGATCTGAGCTACGAGGTCTGACAAGACCTATCAATACAATTCCAAGATTTATccacaaaaaaggaaaaaagagaaaaaaaaaaaagcatctaCTAACTGACTTTAGCTATAGAtgctttttcttgtattttcttttcttctttttttgatCCAACCACGGTATTGAATCATTTTAACAAGCTATCGAGGGTTGGCTTAACTGATAGTAACTTGTTTACATTGTCTAATAGAAATTCGGGTTTTAATCCTCCTGTTTTGGAAAATGCACTAGTATCTTGCCTTGATTATGGAACGAGGtaactttctcttctttccaaactcttttttaccaaaaaaaaaaaaaaggaagaaagcaACTTTATCAAAtacaagaagcaaaataaacaaagaaCTAAGATAACTTACAACTTCAATTTTGCCAGATAAATTCCTGCAATTTCCATGATTGATTAAAGTTGATCTCCTCCATCCATTCATTATCTTGTTCTTGTCCTTTTAATTACACTTAGGATTGTGTTAATCATGTAAACCAGTCACGATCTTGGAAAGATTAAGACACAAGGGAAACAACCCATGTGCCTAACCAGCACAATTGTGTCAATTATGAAAGGCATTTGTAGACACAAATTAGGCAAAACACATGATCAGAGTTCATAAATTTTTATGCTGATCACCTTGTAGTTGTATTTCAAAAAAAGGGTCCTTCCTAGCAAATTCTACTCTGTCTATCTTCCATTGCATATATACTATGGAGAACATGGAATGTTAGGGCCCTCAGCTAGCTTGGTTCCTGCTTGGAATCGCAATCAGAGTAGGAAAATATGATATTCTTTTCAAACGCGTAGATTTAAAAACCGAACCAAATCGGTTGGTCCGACCAAGTTGGATTAGAAACAGCCCTGGTTCATTTCCAAGATGCAAAAGCATAGGAAAAATGTCACTACAACCGAAAGAAATATTTCGCATTCGATTTTTGTAAGTGTTGTTAATATtgtttctctctcttcttttttcttaaattattttatgaaaatCTAATTTTGCTAGTACATTTTGTTGATGGATTAGTTTTTCCTGTATTGTCAGTACACAAGGTTTTGTGAATATTGGCGAGTGCGGATACACGACACAAAACCACGCactatttaaatttgaattccGCTTCTTTGTATATGCAGTCTATAGCATATATCTAAATCTGCTAGTGTAAAAATTTTACATGTAGAAatgtaggaaaaattaatccttcAATTGTTTACCTGTAATTTGATAGAAAATGTGGAATTAGCTTAAGAAACTATTTATATATTATCCGCATTTTAGTTATAAATCATAGATTGATATATCAAAAGATTTGTTTACCTCTCAAAATTTAACTAATTCATTACAGCaagaaataaaaccaaaaatatcAGGGGAAACAATTTGGGCTTTCACATATGTATGGTGAGTTTCTAGTTGATTTAATGAATCATCATTCTGCAACTTATAGCATAATCATCAATCAACTAATAAGGCAACAAAACTCTTTTTGGGGAAGCTTTTTGCCTTTTTCACGTCTCAGCAGACTTCCcgtgaatttatttaacttgcaCTGCCCTCATCAAGATTTTCTAAAGAAGCCTAATGCTCTTCCATGATCTTCTAGATCGGCCTAGACTTAGATAAAATGCGTGTGTCTTGCTTGAATATGCATTTATTTTCGCTTATTTCGAAGAGGTAAAATTCTTGCTATTATTCACATTATTATACCATGCTAAATTCCCTAGAAACTAAATGTACAAGGTGAATTTTTCCTAAAAAGTTCAAcaaaaaattgttagaatttgtttaaaaaataataatagtcAGAATACATAATTTACTAATCAATTTTTGACCAAGCTGATCGATTTGAGTTCTTGTTTAGAACAACTATTCCTTAACcaattcaattaaaaaaaagcaTCCTCGTTTGGATCGctatttttttgaagtttttgtagaaaaatacactataataatttgatatatgtaagataaaaagatgattgaaaaatatgttcacaaaatacgtaaaaaattttttgtgaaaaaaagtacaatccaaacaaaagtatGCATTTTTGGAGTATAAGATCCAAATTTACACCATTTCATACCAAGACTAAAATGAAACAATTATCCACTAACCAAAGGTGTTGGATGATTGCTAAAAATTTGGGTAATAAAACCGGAAAATTGGACCAAGAATTATGACTATTCTTATCTCCATTCCCATGTCTAGCTCTCAAAACCAGCCAAACGAATGCCCCTTGAAGTTGTTGGAATTAGTTCGACATAGGCAGGCAGTTAAACCTAATCAATTCCTCAATCTTGCACATGTTGGAATCTCTTATTATTCCCGATTgtacttttttcctttttatttttttttcttccctttcccCTTCCATAAGATTTCTGCATGTATTATTGGCTTGTACGTAAGAAGTACAGTCTCAAGTTCAAACCTTTAGCCTTTTTTAGAAAAGCATTCATTTGGAGGTATAAAAAATATCACATTGTCACcgtcaagatatatatatatatatatatatgtatatgacaGAAAATATTATCTAGACCAGCTTTTATTCTCTCCTCTTGTTCCCTCTTATTCCGTTTTTGTTACTTCGTCTTCTCTTTTTGTCTTGGATGGACATTCATGCATGTGACTCTAAACTTCAATCAATTATTTACcccctcaaatttctttttactTTGGACGGCAGTTTAAACGATTCTCAATCAATCATTAGAGGCCGGCAGGTCCTAATTGTAAAGTTATAAAGTTTATTTATCATATCTCTTTTGGAGCATCACAATCTTCAAccaataaaaattttaatatccTCAAGAGAGGTTCAAGTTTATGATCTTagtttaataataaaaaaaaagagtttataATCTTAGTTTCCATTGGTTCTAATAGTAGGAATTGTATGGGATTAGGCCTTGTTCGATAACTTAATTCAAGACATTTAaacttaatagattcaaattttaatatGTTTAGACGTGTTTGATTACCAAAATTAGAATATCTTAATCAATTAAGTGGGTCTAAATTGTGTAGGCAAAATTTACTTCAAacaataagtgataaactattaaATAATTTAAATGTTATGACTGATTAAATGTTATGATTTTGgtatttaacaatttaataacttaataaattcaaatttcagatttcaggtttcaaatttttattttatcaaatgcacccttaGTCTACAGACTTGCTTATAGACCATTTGGTATATTTTATGGCCACATTGGTATGAtaattgagagagagagagagagagagagagagagagagagagagagagagagagtaatgGTAAGTGATGATGTATGATAATGTAAGAATGCCTTGCAAATATCTCATGATCTATAAATGGCTCTCCGtttagattactatttttaaaaatttttgtaaagaaatgtattataataatttgatatatatgaaataaaaaaatgattaaaaaatgtgttcacagagaacgtaaaaattttt
Encoded proteins:
- the LOC113783655 gene encoding uncharacterized protein LOC113783655, whose amino-acid sequence is MCSSKSKPQGSNSHEISPTLSHINGRPVLQPNCNRTPLLERRNSLKKSSRNSFNAPLPSSAPAPAPAAASTTITTSTGGNSSPRIRASVTTTPPASPQLKSPRQPATKRGNDPNGLNSSVEKIVTPRSMTKSSVTSMKKSKKSSNGGGGHVTNSAENSSSSSLKYSSSLIVEAPGSIAAARREHVAIMQVQRKMKIAHYGRTKSAKYEGKVIPLDPSAITATTVKEEKKCNFITSNSDPIYVAYHDEEWGVPVHDDKLLFELLVLTGAQVGSDWTTVLKKRQDFRDAFSGFDAEIVAKFTEKKITSICTDYGIELSQVRGAVDNANRILEIKKEFGSFDKYLWSFVNHKPISTQHKSCLKIPVKTSKSESISKATVRRGFRYVGPTVIHSFMQAAGLTNDHLITCPRHLQCLALASQGPAAAPAL